The Henckelia pumila isolate YLH828 unplaced genomic scaffold, ASM3356847v2 CTG_461:::fragment_3, whole genome shotgun sequence genome window below encodes:
- the LOC140871808 gene encoding large ribosomal subunit protein eL15-like yields the protein MGAYTYVSELWKKKQSDVMRFLLRVRCWEYRQLPSIVRVTHPTRPDKARRLGYKAKQGCLVYRVRVRRGGRKRPVPKGIVYGKPTNQGVTQLKFQRSKRSVAEERAGRKLGGLRVLNSYWINEDSTYKYFEVILIDPAHTTIRKDPRINWICNPVHKHRELRGLTSAGKKFRGLRGKGHLHHKARPSRRATWKRNQTLSLRRYR from the exons ATGG GTGCCTACACTTACGTGTCGGAGCTATGGAAGAAGAAGCAATCGGATGTGATGAGGTTCTTGCTGAGGGTTAGATGTTGGGAGTACCGTCAGCTCCCGTCCATTGTACGTGTTACGCATCCCACGCGACCTGACAAGGCTAGACGCCTTGGCTATAAGGCGAAGCAG GGTTGTTTAGTTTACCGAGTTCGTGTTAGACGTGGTGGAAGGAAGAGGCCGGTGCCCAAGGGCATTGTCTATGGTAAGCCCACTAACCAGGGTGTCACTCAACTGAAGTTTCAGCGCAGCAAGCGGTCTGTTGCAGAGGAGAGGGCAGGGAGGAAACTGGGTGGCCTGAGGGTTCTGAACTCGTACTGGATCAATGAG GATTCAACATACAAGTACTTTGAAGTTATATTGATTGATCCGGCCCACACAACAATCCGGAAAGACCCAAGAATCAACTGGATCTGCAATCCTGTCCACAAACACAGGGAGCTTCGTGGTCTTACATCTGCTGGAAAGAAGTTCAGGGGTCTCCGAGGAAAAGGTCATCTGCATCACAAAGCTCGTCCATCGAGAAGAGCTACCTGGAAGAGGAACCAGACCTTGTCTCTCCGCCGGTATCGTTGa
- the LOC140871503 gene encoding uncharacterized protein encodes MSTVSFTPLASAPAHGEKPPKFSGVDFKRWQQKMLFYLTTLNLSRFLKEDPPVVVEGDSDTQRRTTIDAWNHSDFLCRNYILNGLDDTLYSVYSSVKTTKELWDSLEKKYKTEDADIKKFVVGKFLDFKMVDSKTVMSQVQEIQIILHDLLAEEMEINEPFQVASIIEKLPPLWKDFKNYLKHKRKELKLEDLIVRLRIEEKNRNTEAKSHKKLMETEVKANLAESSTSQKRKRPHDEKQKGKAKKFQGSCYNCGKPNHMARDCRIPKKNNKNQKPRQVNMVQERYVPLALSDIDLSAVICETNMVDDPRGWWIDTGSTSHVCVE; translated from the coding sequence ATGTCTACTGTCTCATTCACTCCGCTCGCTTCTGCCCCCGCTCATGGAGAAAAGCCACCAAAGTTTTCTGGTGTCGACTTCAAACGTTGGCAGCAGAAGATGCTGTTCTATCTGACCACCCTTAATCTGTCTagatttctcaaggaggatcccCCCGTCGTCGTTGAAGGCGATTCTGACACACAAAGAAGGACAACAATAGATGCATGGAACCACAGCGATTTTCTCTGCAGGAATTATATTCTGAATGGCCTCGACGACACTCTCTATAGTGTCTACTCCTCTGTGAAGACGACCAAGGAATTATGGGATTCTTTGGAAAAGAAGTACAAAACTGAAGATGCCGACATAAAGAAGTTTGTAGTTGGCAAATTTTTGGACTTCAAGATGGTAGACTCAAAAACAGTAATGAGTCAAGTGCAAGAGATACAAATCATCTTGCATGACTTATTGGCCGAAGAAatggaaatcaatgaaccattccaaGTCGCGTCTATCATTGAAAAATTGCCTCCACTGTGGAAAGACTTCAAAAACTACCTTAAGCACAAACGTAAGGAGTTGAAACTTGAAGATCTTATTGTAAGGCTTCGCATCGAGGAGAAAAACAGAAATACCGAGGCCAAGTCACATAAAAAGCTGATGGAAACCGAGGTCAAAGCAAATCTGGCGGAATCTAGTACGAGTCAAAAGAGGAAGCGCCCCCATGATGAAAAGCAAAAGGGGAAAGCGAAGAAATTCCAAGGAAgttgctacaactgtggcaaaCCGAATCATATGGCAAGGGACTGCCGAATTCCaaagaaaaataacaaaaatcagaaaccaaGGCAAGTGAACATGGTTCAAGAAAGGTATGTACCTTTAGCACTTTCTGATATTGATCTTAGTGCTGTTATATGTGAGACCAACATGGTGGATGATCCAAGAGGATGGTGGATCGATACCGGCTCTACGAGTCACGTGTGTGTCGAGTAA